AACATTGGTTGAAAGATTTAGGTGCTTATTGTCACAGTCTGGATTGGTAAAATCTTTTTGGGATGAAGTTTTGAGCACTGTTGTTCATGTCTTGAACCGGACACCATGTGTTCCTTTACAATTTGAAGTGCCAGAGAAGGTATGGTCAAGTAAAGATGTTTCTTATGATCATTTAAGAGTCTTTGGATGTAAAGCTTTTGTTCATATTCCTAAAGATGAGAGATCCAAGCTTGATGTAAAGACTAGCAGGCAGTGTATTTTCATTGGCTATGGCATGGATGAATTTGGTTATAGGTTTTATGATCCTGTTAGCAAGAAGGTGATTCAGAGTAGAGATGATGTCTTTGTTAAAGACCAAACATTGAAGGATGTTGATAATGCGGAGAAGCCAATGGTTCAGCCTAGTGATGACTTTTTCTGACTTGGATATTACTCTCTCTATGCCTATGGTGGAAGATGGTGGAGTTGAAACTCAAAATAATGAGCATGATACAAGTGCAGGTGCAAATGGAACAACTGATCTAACAGTTGATGGAGTTGGTGATGATGATCAAGATGAACAACCAACTTTGAAAATTCCTGCAAATGGACTCAGAAGGTCTACAAGAGAGAGGAAGCCTTCGTCAAGGTATTCTCCACATGAGTTTATTTTGTTGACTGATGGGGGAGAACTTGAAAGTTTTGGAGAGGCTGTCGAAGATGAAAGCAAAGCTCAATGGCTTGAAGCTatgcaagaagaaatgaagtcATTGCTTGAGAATGATACCTATGAGTTGGTGAAGCTACCAAAAGGTATACGAGTTTTGAAGAACAAATGGGTATTCAGAATCAAGAATGAAGAACACAATTCTAAGCCTTGGTATAAGGCTAGATTGGTTGTTAGATGCTTTAGTCAGAGGAAAGGTGTAGATTATAAGGAGATTTTTTCTCCTATTGTGAGGATGTCATCCATTCGTGCTGTGCTTAGATTAGCAGCTTCTCTTGATTTGGAAATTGAACAAATGGTACAAGAAAGATTTTGTATGCAAGCTTGAGAAGAGTCTTtatggtttgaagcaagctccAAGACAATGGTACAAGAAGTTTGAATCTATTATGGAAGATCATGGTTATCGTAAGACAACTTCAGATTATGTTTTTGTGCAAAAATTTTCTGATGGTgtttttatcattcttttgctttatgtggatgatattttGATTGTGGGCAAGAATTCTTTGAGGATTAATGAGTTGAAGAAACAGTTGAGCAAATTCTTTGCTATGAAGAACTTGGGTCATGCCAAATAGATTTTAGGCATGAGTATTACTCGTTATAGAAATTTCAAGAAGCTTTATTTGTCACAGGAGAAGTACATAAAGAAAGTGCTTCAAAGGTTTGGCATGAATGATGCCAAATGTGTTGCTAATTCTTTTGCTCCTCATTTTAAGTTGATCACCAAGCAGTGTCCGAGGAAAAACAAGCAATGGATGCCTTAGCTGTTGGAAGTTTGATGTATGCTATGGTGTGTACTAGACCAAACATTGCTCATGCGGTTGGTACTGTGAGTCGTTTTCTCTCTAATCCAGGTAAAGAACATTAGAATGCTGTTAAATAGATTATGAGATATCTCAAAGGTACAACTAATTTGAGTTTGAGTTTTGGTGGTGAGAAACCTTTGTTAGTTGGCTTTACTGATGCAGACATGGTAGGAGATATTGATTCTCGAAAGCCTACTTCAGGTTATTTGGTCAAGTTTGCAGGGGGAGCTATTTCATGGTAGTCAAGGCTACAAAAGCGTGTTGCACTTTCTACTACAGAGGCATAATTTATTATAGCAACTGAAGCATGTAAAGAGAGTTATTGTGGACAAGAAGTTTCTTGTAGTACTTGGTTTCAAGTAAGACCGTTATGTATTGTCGTGTGATAGTCAAAGTGCTATTCATCTTGCCAAGAATTCTACATTTCATGTAAGATCTAAACATATTGATGTTAGGTATCACTGGATATGGGATGTGTTAGACTCCAAATTGTTGAAACTTAAGAAAGTTCACACTGATGACAATGGTGCTAATATGATGACAAAAGCATTGTCAAGAGATAAGCTTGAAACATATTGTTTGATTACCGGAATGGCGAGGGCCTCTACCTAGTCTAGAAGGGGGACTTTTGTTGGAttttttctctcctttgtgAGGCCCAAGTCCAACTTTTTGAGGGTGTCTCTTTGCACCCATTGTGCCACAACCCTAATCATATTTTGGGGTCATTGAGAGTGTTAGAGAGTAGCCACAAagtgagagagaagagggaaaacaaaattttcttttttatgcaAAGTAGTAAATTTTAAATGGAAGTTTCTCATTTGTTCACCGTTGGATCGACTTGAAATTTGAATTGCATGTTCCTCTCATCTTGTTCTTCATTATGGACGGTGAAGATGTTTATTAGAAGCTTTCAGTGGGAGAAATTGGCTTCACAAGAAAGAGAATAGGTTTCCCGGTTTTACAGAGAGCAGCAATCTTTGAACAGCAGTTTCTCATTCTTTCACCGTTGGATCGACGTAAAATTTGGCTATAGATGCTTTTCATTTTGTTCTTCACTCTGAACGGTAGAGATTTTGATTGGAGGTCTGTAAAGAGAGAAATAGGCTTCGAACAATAACTCTATTTTTGggtatttttcatcttcttgcTTCTCATTTGTAAGATTTGGTGCTTTGATATTTTGGCTGGTTATATGCACGTTTTTATCCTTTGTTTGAGACTCTCTTATACCTCATTTGATTATAATAGAGCTATTTCATTGGTTTAGATGACTCGTGATTTTTACCTCTCACATTAAAAAAGGTTTTTCACGTTaaaattttggtatatttttgttattattttatttactatATTTACTTGTTCATAATTATTATCATATTGTATTAAGAGtattttcatattatttttgtgttgaatatttatgttatttttgttgttaggctgtttcaaaatattatttcacTAATAAAATACGTAGTTGGCAACTATACGTACGTATATATACGCTCTATAATAAAGTTCGTTTTATCCTTTTTAGTTAGTaaaataacattttcttttttgtaattCCTCCCCTTATattcacttttattttaagtgagtctatttaattttgtcacttctaaattcataataaaaattttaaaggacAATTGACTAACATACAAAACTTTagatattttattagttttttcaTACACGTATGCATTTTGTCtagtttttatataaatatatttaaataattatctaaaaaatgtatataaaaattaaaaaaaatcatttatagacttttttattttctagttttgTCTCTTTgccaaaaatatatttagtgcctttagaatttttaataaaataaaaatatctcatttttgtagttaaaattactaaaaatacattaaaattagatatttagagctatttttagaatatatattctTATTTCAAGTGAATTTTTGTcgaacaaaaataattttaaaaaatttaattaaaatgtcATTTTTAGTggatattcttttttttatatcaaaaattgaatatttagaacctttatatgtatatataacgtttgttgcattttttctttcttgtttgtttgtttctttATAGAATAGGTTCAaatatataacttttttttttaattttgaatttttgatagTAAGCACATCATGTGATCCCACTATGTACCAAccattatattaatataatattagtGAATGTATGTCATAATTGCTCCAATGCAACATGTGCTACAAAACACATGAAATAAAAAAGTGTGACCCAACTAAATTGAAAGATGACTTGAACAATATCTAACAATAAACTCATAGACTATATActataagaaaattaaaattacaacgCATCTGTATActtaaataactaaatataagAAACTGCCAAATCATTTGCTTGTAACAATTAAATTAACTCAGTAATATATAAACTTGAGTCTGCCCTTTCTTATATGCAACCCTAGCTAACACACTTTGAGCTTTCTCACTTCTTATTTCCTCTCCTTTCATCTAATTTTCcacataataaaaataatgagtTACTTGTATTACTCTCCTccgccaccaccaccaacactACCTAGTTACTTGTACTGTTCTCCGCCACCACCGCCACCAGAAGaccatcaccatcaccaccaccatGTCTATCCCCCTCCAACCGTAGTTCAACCTCCACCTTCAAACACCAATGTTCCACCACCACCATTACCACCGCCACCACCACCTCATACTAGTCAACCTCCATCACCGATACCGCCTCATTCTAGTCAACCTCCGTCACCAACACCGCCTCATTCTGGTCAACCTCCATCACCAACACCGCCTCATTCTAGTCAACCTCCGTCAACAACACCGCCTCATTCTGGTCAACCTCCGTCAAcaacaccaccaccacaaaCACCTCCGAATAAAGCATCTCCACCAACCCCTACCCCTTCATCATCTCCACCAAAACCTacaccatcaccatcaccaccaTTGCCACCAACACAAGGTCCAACACGACCACCGAAACAACCACCAACACCAAGC
The Arachis stenosperma cultivar V10309 chromosome 7, arast.V10309.gnm1.PFL2, whole genome shotgun sequence genome window above contains:
- the LOC130939912 gene encoding extensin-like — translated: MSYLYYSPPPPPPTLPSYLYCSPPPPPPEDHHHHHHHVYPPPTVVQPPPSNTNVPPPPLPPPPPPHTSQPPSPIPPHSSQPPSPTPPHSGQPPSPTPPHSSQPPSTTPPHSGQPPSTTPPPQTPPNKASPPTPTPSSSPPKPTPSPSPPLPPTQGPTRPPKQPPTPSKGPYSPAPTPKRTPPKGKPPSKSTTPPPSSSLAPSPSKSYVPPGYGSGPLPPPPFSNTSKLSPLSPAGGGGGGGSHHHRTVIAVCVSLGGAFLLGLLVLGVFCLAKKKKKPIPPPPSAAHHHASHYGGGGGGGGGGAAAGYSGGSSQPC